Proteins from one Mycobacterium sp. SMC-2 genomic window:
- a CDS encoding serine hydrolase domain-containing protein, translated as MDNWLSPPYSRWSFQHVEDMVPTAVISRGTGPAAALPAAPAPLAEIPVTRVHGRATTVGAVMAATVTDGWAVAYRGSLVAEEYLDHLRADSRHLLFSVSKSLVGAIVGALHGAGAIELDAPVTAFVPELANCGYAGATVRHLLDMRSGIKFSESYDDPAAEIHLLDQAMGWAPKRTSNGPSTLRDFLLTLRQKSAHGGPFEYRSCETDVLGWICEVAGAQRMPELMSDVLWSRIGAQYDATIGVDSAGTGFFDGGINACLTDMIRFGSLFLRDGVSLTGRQVVPPAWIADTFDGGHDSRRAFAASPDHDTDLPGGMYRNQMWFPYPGSNVVLCLGMCGQMIYVNRAAELVAAKVSTQPHSHEPHMLDTLRAFDAVAHELAETAG; from the coding sequence CTGGACAACTGGCTGTCGCCGCCGTACTCGAGGTGGTCGTTCCAGCACGTCGAAGACATGGTGCCGACGGCGGTGATCTCGCGCGGGACCGGGCCCGCCGCGGCGCTGCCCGCGGCCCCCGCTCCCTTGGCGGAGATCCCGGTCACCAGAGTTCATGGCCGGGCCACCACCGTGGGCGCGGTGATGGCCGCCACCGTTACCGACGGGTGGGCCGTCGCATACCGCGGGTCGCTGGTGGCCGAGGAGTACCTCGACCACCTACGGGCCGACAGCCGACACCTGCTGTTCTCGGTGAGCAAATCGCTGGTGGGCGCCATTGTTGGCGCGCTGCACGGGGCCGGCGCGATCGAGCTTGACGCGCCGGTCACGGCATTCGTTCCCGAGCTAGCGAATTGCGGCTATGCCGGTGCGACTGTGCGCCACCTGCTGGACATGAGGTCGGGTATCAAGTTTTCGGAGAGCTACGACGATCCGGCGGCGGAGATACACCTGCTCGACCAAGCGATGGGGTGGGCGCCAAAGAGAACCTCGAATGGCCCTTCCACGCTGCGCGACTTCCTGCTTACCCTGCGGCAGAAGTCAGCTCACGGCGGCCCGTTCGAATACCGCTCGTGTGAAACCGACGTGCTGGGCTGGATATGCGAGGTCGCCGGAGCCCAGCGGATGCCGGAACTGATGTCGGACGTGCTGTGGAGCCGCATCGGCGCCCAGTACGACGCCACCATCGGTGTCGATTCCGCCGGCACCGGATTCTTCGACGGCGGCATCAACGCCTGCCTTACCGACATGATCCGGTTCGGTTCGCTGTTCTTGCGCGACGGCGTTTCGTTGACCGGTCGGCAGGTGGTGCCGCCGGCGTGGATCGCCGACACCTTCGACGGCGGGCACGATTCGCGTCGGGCGTTCGCCGCGAGCCCCGACCACGACACCGATTTGCCCGGCGGGATGTACCGCAACCAGATGTGGTTCCCCTACCCGGGCAGCAATGTCGTGTTGTGCCTGGGCATGTGCGGTCAGATGATCTACGTCAACCGCGCCGCGGAGTTAGTCGCCGCCAAGGTGTCCACCCAGCCGCACTCTCATGAGCCGCACATGCTCGACACGCTGCGCGCATTCGATGCGGTGGCACACGAATTGGCTGAAACCGCTGGTTAG
- a CDS encoding biotin carboxylase, whose translation MTAPAGGPEPEARRLLKGLSDVRAFFHTNTVPLYFISPTPFNLLGIDRWIRNFFYLTYFDSFEGIHSRVFVPRRRDRIDFDSMGDVCNHLLRDPETLEFIAGRGPGGKACFVMMDEETQALARQAGLEVMHPPVELRHRLGSKTVMTRLADEAGVPSVPHAMGRAGSYDELLALAQNAGLGDDLVISVPYGNAGSGTFFVRGQRDWDEYAGELTAQHEFKVMKRIRNVEVCIEGAVTRHGTVIGPPMTSLVGYPELTPHRGAWCGNDIWREVLPPDQTHAAREMVRKLGDILSREGYRGYFEVDLLHDLDSDELYLGEVNPRLSGASPMTNLTTEAYADMPLFLFHLLEYMDVEYELDIEDINARWERGYGEDEVWGQVILTETSPDVELFTATPRTGVWRIDDDGRVSFARSANDWATLLDGSEAFYMRVAAPGDLRSEGAQLGVLVTRGHLQTDDYHLTERCQRWVKGMKAKFASTPLAPATPIVSRLVARA comes from the coding sequence GTGACCGCGCCCGCGGGCGGGCCCGAGCCGGAGGCGCGCCGCCTGCTCAAAGGCCTCTCGGACGTGCGCGCTTTCTTTCACACCAATACCGTGCCGCTGTACTTCATCTCGCCGACCCCGTTCAACCTGCTCGGAATCGACCGCTGGATACGGAACTTCTTCTACCTGACCTACTTTGACTCGTTCGAGGGCATACATTCACGCGTGTTCGTACCCCGGCGGCGGGACCGCATCGATTTTGACTCCATGGGGGATGTGTGCAACCACCTCCTGCGCGATCCCGAGACGCTCGAGTTCATCGCGGGCCGGGGGCCTGGTGGCAAGGCGTGCTTCGTGATGATGGACGAGGAGACCCAGGCCCTCGCTCGGCAGGCGGGTCTCGAGGTCATGCATCCGCCGGTGGAACTGCGCCATCGTCTCGGCTCCAAGACCGTCATGACGCGCCTGGCCGACGAGGCGGGCGTACCGAGCGTGCCCCACGCGATGGGGCGGGCCGGCTCCTACGACGAACTGCTGGCTCTCGCCCAGAACGCCGGATTGGGCGATGACCTCGTTATCTCGGTCCCTTATGGCAACGCCGGCAGCGGCACGTTCTTTGTGCGCGGCCAGCGTGATTGGGACGAGTATGCCGGTGAACTGACCGCGCAGCATGAATTCAAAGTCATGAAGCGCATCCGCAATGTCGAGGTGTGCATCGAGGGTGCCGTGACCCGCCACGGCACCGTGATCGGCCCCCCGATGACGAGTCTCGTCGGTTACCCCGAGCTGACTCCGCACCGGGGCGCCTGGTGCGGCAACGACATTTGGCGCGAAGTCCTGCCGCCGGACCAGACGCACGCCGCGCGGGAAATGGTGCGGAAGCTGGGCGACATCCTGAGCCGCGAGGGTTACCGCGGCTACTTCGAGGTGGACCTCCTGCATGACTTGGACTCTGACGAGCTCTACCTCGGCGAGGTGAACCCGCGCTTGAGCGGTGCCAGCCCGATGACGAACCTGACGACCGAGGCCTACGCCGACATGCCCCTGTTTCTTTTTCACCTGCTCGAGTACATGGACGTGGAGTACGAGCTCGACATCGAGGACATCAACGCGCGCTGGGAGCGCGGTTATGGCGAGGACGAGGTCTGGGGTCAAGTGATATTGACGGAGACCTCGCCGGATGTCGAACTCTTCACCGCGACGCCACGCACCGGTGTGTGGCGCATCGACGACGACGGTCGTGTCTCCTTCGCGCGCTCCGCCAACGACTGGGCCACGCTGCTCGACGGGTCCGAGGCCTTCTACATGCGTGTCGCGGCCCCCGGCGACTTGCGTTCTGAGGGCGCTCAACTCGGGGTGCTGGTCACCCGCGGGCACCTGCAGACCGACGATTACCACCTCACCGAGCGCTGCCAGCGCTGGGTCAAGGGCATGAAGGCGAAGTTCGCCTCGACACCCCTGGCGCCGGCGACGCCGATCGTCTCGCGACTCGTCGCACGAGCGTGA
- a CDS encoding enoyl-CoA hydratase, producing MAQSDLVSFTVDNRVALITVNDPDRRNAVTAEMSGQLRAAVERAEADPDVHAVVVTGAGKAFCAGADLSALGAAGGDKTETGLQELYDGFMAVGSCRLPTIAAVNGAAVGAGLNLALAADVRIAGPGALFDARFQKLGLHPGGGATWMLQRAVGPQVARAALLFGMRFDAEAAVHHGLALFVADDPVAAALELAAGPAAAPRDVVLATKATMRATISPGSLDHEQHVFAMRTELGPQAYSIQSPEFAQRLAAAQRRS from the coding sequence ATGGCCCAATCCGACCTCGTCTCGTTCACCGTCGACAATCGCGTCGCGCTGATCACCGTCAACGACCCCGACCGGCGCAACGCGGTGACCGCCGAGATGTCGGGGCAGCTGCGGGCCGCCGTCGAGCGGGCCGAGGCCGATCCCGACGTGCACGCCGTGGTGGTCACCGGTGCAGGCAAGGCCTTCTGTGCCGGCGCGGACCTCAGCGCGCTCGGCGCCGCGGGCGGCGACAAAACCGAGACGGGTCTGCAGGAGCTCTACGACGGCTTCATGGCCGTCGGCAGTTGCCGGCTGCCCACGATCGCCGCGGTCAACGGCGCGGCCGTGGGCGCGGGCCTGAATCTCGCTCTGGCGGCCGACGTGCGCATCGCCGGGCCGGGGGCGTTGTTCGACGCCCGATTCCAAAAGCTGGGACTGCATCCCGGTGGTGGGGCGACCTGGATGCTGCAGCGGGCGGTGGGCCCTCAAGTGGCCCGCGCGGCCCTGCTCTTCGGCATGCGGTTCGACGCCGAAGCCGCCGTGCACCACGGCCTGGCGCTCTTTGTCGCCGACGACCCGGTCGCCGCGGCGCTGGAACTGGCCGCGGGGCCCGCGGCCGCCCCGCGCGACGTCGTGCTGGCGACGAAGGCCACGATGCGCGCCACCATCAGCCCGGGGTCGCTCGATCACGAACAACACGTCTTCGCCATGCGCACCGAGCTCGGGCCGCAGGCCTACTCCATCCAGTCACCCGAATTCGCCCAGCGACTGGCCGCAGCGCAACGCCGCTCGTGA
- a CDS encoding dihydrolipoamide acetyltransferase family protein, whose product MSADERVKAFRVPDLGEGLQEVTVTHWNVAAGDDVELNQVLCTVETAKAEVELPSPYAGRIVETHGGEGDVLEVGAVLVRIDTAPMNGDIPTTAAAVPTLVGYGADAGIDASRRASRPLAAPPVRKLAKELMVDLRSLQRGPDSIITRADVLAAADQNVADVRPVRGVQARMAEKMALSHREIPAAKVSVAVDCTELLRLSDRASADQKVTPFVLTMRLLLIALRHNEILNSTWVDSPDGPRLRVHHHVHLGFGVATTRGLLVPVVPDAHKKTTRELASRTEELIIGAREGTLTPGELRGSTFTVSNFGALGADDGVPVINHPEAAILGMGAIKPRPVAVGDQVVVRPTMTLTCVFDHRVADGAQAAQFVTELRDLVESPMTALLDL is encoded by the coding sequence ATGAGCGCCGACGAGCGGGTCAAGGCATTCCGGGTTCCCGACCTCGGTGAGGGGCTGCAGGAAGTGACGGTGACGCACTGGAACGTCGCCGCGGGCGACGACGTCGAGCTCAACCAGGTGTTGTGCACGGTGGAGACCGCCAAGGCCGAGGTCGAACTTCCCAGCCCGTACGCGGGCCGGATCGTCGAAACGCACGGCGGTGAGGGTGACGTGCTCGAGGTCGGGGCGGTGCTCGTGCGCATCGACACCGCACCGATGAACGGCGACATCCCTACCACCGCTGCGGCGGTCCCCACTCTGGTCGGCTATGGCGCGGACGCCGGCATCGACGCCAGCCGACGGGCCAGCCGCCCGCTCGCCGCTCCTCCGGTGCGCAAACTGGCCAAGGAGTTGATGGTCGACCTGCGCTCGCTGCAACGCGGCCCCGACAGCATCATCACCCGCGCGGACGTGCTGGCGGCGGCCGACCAAAACGTGGCAGACGTTCGACCGGTCCGTGGCGTGCAGGCGCGAATGGCCGAGAAAATGGCGTTGTCGCACAGGGAAATCCCGGCCGCCAAAGTCAGCGTCGCGGTTGACTGCACCGAATTGTTGCGGCTGTCGGACCGCGCGTCGGCTGACCAGAAGGTCACGCCGTTCGTGCTCACAATGAGGTTGCTGCTGATTGCGCTGCGCCACAACGAAATTCTCAACTCGACATGGGTGGATTCGCCCGACGGCCCGCGGCTTCGCGTTCATCATCACGTGCATCTGGGATTCGGCGTGGCCACCACGCGGGGCCTGCTGGTCCCGGTGGTCCCCGACGCACACAAGAAGACTACCCGCGAACTCGCAAGTCGGACAGAAGAATTGATCATCGGCGCGCGGGAAGGCACGCTCACGCCGGGGGAGTTGCGCGGCTCGACCTTTACCGTGTCGAACTTCGGGGCGCTGGGCGCCGACGACGGTGTGCCAGTGATCAACCATCCCGAAGCGGCCATCCTTGGCATGGGGGCAATCAAACCCCGCCCGGTGGCCGTCGGTGATCAGGTCGTGGTGCGCCCGACGATGACGCTGACCTGTGTCTTCGATCATCGCGTCGCCGACGGCGCCCAGGCGGCTCAATTCGTCACCGAGCTCAGGGATTTGGTCGAGTCGCCGATGACCGCGTTGCTCGACCTGTAA
- the bkdB gene encoding 3-methyl-2-oxobutanoate dehydrogenase subunit beta, with product MTQLADRPASADETLTATAQNTAQSLTMVQALNRALRDAMAADERVLVFGEDVSVAGGVFRVTEGIAETFGEKRCFDTPLAESAIIGIAVGLALRGFVPVPEIQFDGFSYPAFDQVVSHLAKYRTRTRGEINMPVTVRIPSFGGIGAAEHHSDSTESYWAHTAGLKVVVPSSPADAYWLLRHAIACPDPVMYLEPKRRYQVRGTVDTARPEPPIGRAMVRRPGSDVTVLTYGGLVGTAIGAAEEAQRQRGWSLEVIDLRSLVPLDFDTVAASIRRTGRCVVMHEAPHSLGYGAELAARIQEEMFYELEAPVLRACGFDTPYPPARLERLWLPGPDRLLDCVERALGQP from the coding sequence ATGACTCAGCTCGCTGATCGTCCGGCGAGTGCCGACGAAACCCTTACCGCCACAGCGCAGAACACTGCGCAATCGCTGACCATGGTGCAGGCGCTCAACCGGGCGCTGCGGGATGCGATGGCCGCCGACGAGCGGGTGCTGGTGTTCGGCGAAGACGTCTCGGTCGCGGGCGGGGTGTTTAGGGTAACAGAGGGGATCGCCGAAACGTTCGGCGAGAAACGCTGTTTCGACACGCCGCTGGCGGAATCCGCCATCATCGGGATCGCGGTGGGGCTGGCGCTGCGCGGCTTCGTACCGGTGCCGGAGATACAGTTCGACGGGTTCTCTTACCCGGCGTTCGATCAGGTGGTCAGCCATCTGGCGAAGTACCGCACCCGCACCCGCGGCGAGATCAACATGCCGGTGACGGTGCGCATCCCGTCCTTCGGCGGAATCGGTGCGGCCGAACATCATTCGGACTCCACCGAATCGTATTGGGCACATACCGCCGGCCTGAAGGTGGTGGTTCCGTCCAGCCCGGCCGACGCGTACTGGCTGCTCCGACACGCGATCGCCTGCCCGGACCCGGTAATGTACCTCGAGCCCAAGCGGCGCTATCAGGTCCGCGGCACGGTGGACACCGCGCGGCCCGAACCGCCGATCGGGCGGGCGATGGTGCGCCGTCCCGGGTCCGATGTCACCGTGTTGACCTATGGCGGCTTGGTCGGCACCGCCATCGGCGCAGCGGAAGAGGCACAGCGGCAACGCGGTTGGAGCCTGGAGGTCATCGACCTGCGGTCACTGGTTCCGTTGGACTTCGACACCGTGGCGGCATCGATTCGTCGGACCGGGCGTTGCGTGGTGATGCACGAGGCGCCGCACAGCCTGGGATATGGCGCCGAATTGGCCGCCAGGATTCAAGAGGAAATGTTCTACGAGCTGGAGGCGCCGGTGTTGCGCGCCTGCGGATTCGACACTCCGTACCCGCCCGCCAGGCTGGAGCGACTGTGGCTGCCCGGCCCCGACCGGCTGCTGGACTGCGTCGAGCGCGCCTTGGGGCAGCCATGA
- the pdhA gene encoding pyruvate dehydrogenase (acetyl-transferring) E1 component subunit alpha: MATMPHLPMTVDLEPVQLVAPDGTSTPELRYDRDLPAETLCWLYEMMMVTRELDTEFVNLKHQGELALFASCRGQEAAQVGAAACLRKTDWLFPQYRELGAYLVRGIPLGHVGALWRGTWHGGLEFTKKCCAPISIPIGTQTLHAVGAAMAAQRLGEDSVTVAFLGDGATSVGDVHEALNFSAVFATPCVFFVQNNQWAISVPVHKQTAAPSIAHRAIGYGMPGIRVDGNDVLACYAVMAEAAARARDGGGPTLIEAVTYRLGAHTTSDDPSRYRTQEEVDRWAALDPITRYRTYLRGQGLWSDRLEDRVTARAKRMRAELRDAVFGAPDFDIDEVFATVYAETTPELEAQRQQLRAELDRSDGEA; this comes from the coding sequence ATGGCGACGATGCCTCACTTGCCGATGACCGTCGACCTCGAGCCGGTGCAACTCGTCGCCCCGGACGGCACATCGACGCCCGAACTCCGCTATGACCGCGACCTGCCCGCCGAGACGCTGTGCTGGCTCTACGAAATGATGATGGTCACCCGCGAGCTCGACACCGAGTTCGTCAACCTCAAGCACCAAGGGGAGTTGGCTTTGTTCGCCTCCTGCCGCGGCCAGGAAGCCGCCCAGGTGGGCGCGGCGGCCTGTCTGCGCAAGACGGACTGGCTGTTTCCCCAATACCGTGAGCTCGGTGCGTATCTGGTGCGCGGCATCCCGCTGGGGCACGTCGGTGCGTTGTGGCGCGGAACCTGGCACGGCGGATTGGAATTCACCAAGAAATGCTGCGCCCCGATCTCGATCCCGATCGGCACCCAGACCCTGCACGCCGTCGGCGCGGCGATGGCCGCGCAACGCCTCGGCGAGGATTCGGTGACGGTTGCCTTTCTCGGGGACGGCGCCACCAGCGTCGGGGATGTGCATGAGGCGCTGAACTTCTCGGCCGTGTTCGCCACGCCCTGCGTGTTCTTCGTGCAGAACAACCAGTGGGCGATCTCGGTGCCGGTCCACAAACAGACCGCGGCGCCGTCCATCGCGCACAGGGCAATCGGCTACGGCATGCCGGGGATACGGGTGGACGGCAACGATGTGCTGGCGTGCTACGCGGTGATGGCCGAGGCCGCCGCCCGCGCCCGGGACGGCGGTGGCCCCACGTTGATCGAGGCGGTCACCTACCGGCTCGGCGCGCACACCACGTCGGACGATCCCAGCCGGTACCGGACCCAGGAGGAGGTGGACCGCTGGGCGGCGCTCGACCCGATCACGCGCTATCGCACCTACCTGCGGGGCCAGGGCCTGTGGTCGGATCGCCTGGAGGACAGGGTAACCGCCCGCGCAAAGCGGATGCGCGCCGAATTGCGCGACGCGGTGTTCGGCGCACCCGATTTCGACATCGACGAGGTGTTCGCAACGGTGTACGCCGAGACCACGCCCGAGTTGGAGGCGCAGCGCCAACAGTTGCGAGCCGAACTGGACCGTAGCGATGGGGAGGCGTGA
- a CDS encoding CoA ester lyase, with protein MNLEAAGPAWLFCPADRPERFAKAAAAADVVILDLEDGVAAADKPAARKALRETPLDPARTVVRVNAAGTEEYGRDLDALAGTPYTTVMLSKAESAAQVAALAPRDVIALIETPRGAVFSTEIAAAEGAVALMWGAEDLVAALGGSSSRLADGTYRDFARHVRSTVLLAASTFGRAALDAVHLDIHDVEGLRAEAADAVAVGFHATVCIHPTQIPVVRDAYRPSEEKLDWARRVLEAARTERGVFAFEGQMVDSPVLKHAEMLVRRAGQPASG; from the coding sequence ATGAACCTGGAAGCCGCCGGTCCTGCCTGGTTGTTCTGCCCGGCCGACCGTCCCGAGCGGTTCGCGAAGGCCGCCGCCGCGGCCGACGTGGTGATCCTCGACCTCGAGGACGGCGTGGCCGCAGCGGACAAGCCCGCCGCCCGCAAGGCGCTGCGGGAGACCCCGCTCGATCCCGCGCGCACCGTGGTGCGCGTCAACGCGGCCGGCACCGAGGAGTACGGCCGCGACCTGGACGCCCTGGCCGGAACCCCCTACACGACCGTGATGCTCTCGAAGGCCGAATCGGCCGCCCAGGTCGCCGCGCTGGCGCCCCGGGACGTCATCGCGCTGATCGAGACGCCCCGCGGCGCGGTGTTCAGCACCGAGATCGCCGCCGCCGAGGGCGCCGTCGCGCTGATGTGGGGGGCCGAGGACCTCGTCGCCGCCCTCGGCGGCAGCTCCAGCCGTTTGGCCGACGGCACCTACCGGGACTTTGCCCGCCATGTCCGGTCCACCGTCCTGCTGGCGGCGTCCACCTTCGGCCGGGCTGCGCTCGATGCGGTTCATCTGGACATCCACGACGTCGAAGGCCTGCGGGCCGAAGCCGCCGACGCCGTCGCGGTGGGGTTCCACGCGACGGTCTGCATCCACCCGACCCAAATTCCGGTCGTGCGCGACGCCTACCGCCCCAGCGAGGAGAAACTCGACTGGGCGCGAAGGGTATTGGAGGCGGCGCGGACCGAGCGCGGCGTTTTCGCGTTCGAGGGACAGATGGTGGACTCGCCGGTGCTCAAGCACGCGGAAATGCTGGTGCGCAGGGCGGGTCAGCCCGCGAGCGGGTGA
- a CDS encoding MaoC family dehydratase, with translation MTEPGGGKSIVQRGLWFDEFEIGTTYLHRPGRTITEADNVLFTTLTMNTQSLHLDAAWAAEQPGFRGERLVNSMFTLSTLVGLSVSQLTLGTIVANLGFSEVSFPKPVFHGDTLYAETVCTGKRESKSRPGEGIVTLEHTGRNQNGEIVARAVRTTLVQKRPSGEGSR, from the coding sequence GTGACCGAACCAGGAGGCGGTAAGTCAATCGTCCAGCGGGGCTTGTGGTTCGACGAGTTCGAGATCGGCACGACGTACCTGCACCGGCCCGGCCGCACCATCACCGAGGCCGACAACGTCTTGTTCACCACGCTGACCATGAACACCCAGTCGTTGCACCTGGACGCGGCGTGGGCGGCCGAGCAGCCGGGCTTTCGGGGCGAGCGGTTGGTGAACTCGATGTTCACCCTGTCCACGCTGGTCGGGCTGTCGGTCTCGCAGTTGACCTTGGGCACCATCGTGGCCAATCTTGGCTTCTCCGAGGTGTCCTTCCCCAAGCCGGTCTTCCACGGCGACACCCTGTATGCGGAGACGGTCTGCACCGGCAAGCGCGAGTCGAAGAGCCGGCCCGGCGAAGGGATCGTCACCCTCGAGCACACCGGGCGCAACCAGAACGGCGAAATCGTTGCGCGGGCGGTGCGGACAACGCTGGTCCAGAAGCGGCCAAGCGGGGAGGGTTCCCGATGA
- a CDS encoding acyl-CoA dehydrogenase family protein, with amino-acid sequence MTTSIAAGTLPKEYQDLRDTVAEFARTVVAPVSAKHDEEHSFPYEVVAKMGEMGLFGLPFPEEYGGMGGDYFALSLALEELGKVDQSVAITLEAGVSLGAMPIYRFGTEEQKTIWLPDLTAGRALAGFGLTEPGAGSDAGATRTTARLDDGEWVINGSKQFITNSGTDITKLVTVTAVTGTVADGKKEISTIIVPNGTPGFTVEPVYSKVGWNASDTHPLSFADARVPEENLLGPRGTGYANFLSILDEGRIAIAALATGAAQGCVDESVKYAGERQSFGQPIGSYQAISFKIARMEARAHVARTAYYDAAAKMLAGKPFKKEAAIAKMIASEAAMDNARDATQIHGGYGFMNEYPVARHYRDSKILEIGAGTTEVQLMLIARSLGLS; translated from the coding sequence ATGACGACATCCATTGCCGCGGGGACGCTACCCAAGGAATACCAGGATCTTCGCGATACGGTGGCCGAGTTCGCACGCACCGTGGTCGCCCCCGTATCGGCCAAACACGATGAGGAGCACAGCTTCCCGTACGAGGTCGTCGCCAAGATGGGCGAGATGGGGCTGTTCGGCCTGCCGTTCCCGGAGGAGTACGGCGGCATGGGCGGTGACTACTTCGCGCTGTCGCTGGCGCTCGAGGAACTCGGCAAGGTCGACCAGTCGGTGGCGATCACGCTGGAGGCCGGCGTGAGCCTCGGCGCCATGCCCATCTACCGCTTCGGCACCGAAGAGCAGAAAACTATATGGCTGCCTGACCTGACGGCCGGCCGGGCCCTGGCCGGTTTCGGGCTCACCGAACCGGGCGCCGGTTCCGACGCGGGCGCCACCCGGACCACTGCCCGGCTCGACGACGGCGAGTGGGTGATCAACGGCAGCAAGCAATTCATCACCAACTCCGGCACCGACATCACCAAGCTCGTCACCGTCACCGCGGTCACCGGCACCGTCGCCGACGGGAAAAAGGAGATCTCGACGATCATCGTGCCCAACGGAACACCGGGATTCACCGTCGAACCGGTTTACAGCAAGGTCGGCTGGAACGCCTCGGATACCCACCCGTTGAGCTTCGCCGACGCCCGGGTGCCGGAGGAGAACCTGCTTGGCCCGCGCGGCACAGGCTATGCGAACTTCCTGTCCATCCTGGACGAGGGCCGCATCGCGATCGCCGCGCTGGCGACCGGCGCCGCGCAGGGCTGCGTCGACGAGAGCGTCAAGTACGCCGGGGAACGCCAGTCCTTCGGTCAGCCGATAGGCTCCTACCAGGCGATCAGTTTCAAGATCGCGCGGATGGAAGCACGCGCGCACGTCGCCCGCACGGCGTATTACGATGCGGCGGCAAAGATGTTGGCCGGCAAGCCATTCAAGAAGGAGGCAGCTATCGCGAAGATGATCGCGTCGGAAGCGGCCATGGACAACGCGCGCGACGCCACCCAGATCCACGGGGGATACGGCTTCATGAACGAGTACCCGGTGGCGCGGCACTACCGCGATAGCAAGATCTTGGAGATCGGTGCGGGGACCACCGAGGTGCAGTTGATGCTCATCGCGCGATCGCTGGGGCTGTCGTGA